From the genome of Solanum stenotomum isolate F172 chromosome 5, ASM1918654v1, whole genome shotgun sequence:
tccTTTTATCTAAATACATGTATTCAACCATACAATTCTTACATTAATGTCCTAAATACATGAGTTAATTAAATTCAGATATCATACAAATCATGAACTCTTTTCTTTCCCAGGAGAAGATCCACATATTTCAACAAACTTTGAATATGATATTATTTGTAGGCTCGCAATCAACAAACGATGGTACTAAATAAAAAGTAAGAGATGTAACATTTTATACAAGTATAAGAAGacataataaatttgaaaaataaaataacaaaacataCAGTGCTGAAATAAATAGTAGTAATTGTATATGAGCATGTGAAAATTGGTTGTTGATAACAAAAAGTCACGTGCAAGCTTATTTACATTTACAACAAGGAGGTGAGACTACTCTCTTTGTCTCATGGAAAAAGAGGGTGGTGAATGGTGATAGTTGATATGTAAGCACAGGGGGAAAACGTCCACACAAGTGATATAAACACAACATAATTTAAATGTGCAAGTTGCTAATCCAGCCAAATTGTATAGTTATACAATATTTTGGTTATAGTATTTTCGAGGCATTAACTTTGGTCATGCTTTATGCTAGCTAGAGTTCCTTGAATGGGCTACTGCAGTTGTAACCTGATCATGAGTGATGAGTTTCAATCAACACATGCATTTAAATATTGTTTGAGTTATCTATACATATAGAATTTCAGAGAATATTACCCCAAACTAATTTCGCATTCTTGTACTGCTCTATTGACATTTAGTTGTAATGGAACACTACTTGATTCCTTTTCTAAAGTATGTACACTGCAACTtccttcttcaaattttatcttgTCAGTTTCTCCATAAACCTGATcagaaaaatacaattattttaatttgtccTTTCACACAATCCTAATATGAATGAAGTAGAAAAGgcatctttaatttgttttctaATATAGTAGTACCTTGTTATGAAGTTGTCTATTTTCTTGGTGGATGAGGGTTACCTTGTTAGACAATTCCACATTTTCATGACCAATAACAGCACTCTGCAAATTAAAGTATTGCAGGAGTACTTAgtatttacaaatatatatcaattttttttttgggattggAGTACTAATTAATATCGATTGAAAATTAACCTTTCGATTTAATTCTTCTATCTCATCAGTTAACATATTTTCCTGCACAAGTGTGATCGTTGAATCTTGTTGTTAAATAAGGCATAATACATCTCATcgatatttatgtattatgcagTTAAATTGGATACTCACCTTCTTAATGCGGATATTCTTCAAACTCATCTCCAGTTCATTTTCCAGATTGTGAAGATCGCTTATTCTCATGCCACAAAGTTCTCCCCCCTTCAATTTCCtgcaatatttttctttgtaatgTACACATTTTGTACCTCTAATCCATCACTGCCTAATTTCTTCTTTCGTAGGTCTTTGCTCATAATCAAACACAATCAACATAACAACTACTTTTGATTTCACTTTAAGTTGACTTTTTGTCTTAAATATGCCTTTTAACTTGGTTTTAGCTCATATTTATGCTCTCCAACTTTGGATGTGCAAAAGTaagcacttaaacttgtataaagttgaacaaatagtcACACGAGTCCTATGTGACATTCTATATGACAATTTTCATCCTACGTGGtgtcattttaatattatgtcaCGTATCAActcatgtgtctatttgttaaaatttatacaagtttaggTGTACTTGTGCGAACCCAAAGTTGGATCGTTAAAGTAGAGTACATCCTTTTCTACACAAAGGTATGATCTTTCATATAAAAATTCACCTAGTTTTTAAATGTTCTTAATATTTGTGACCACAACCAAGGTTGAATAGAATTATCTATATGCATGGTAAAAAATGGTTAGAATGTCATGTTATAATTACAATTTTCACTTATAAGAATTCCactaaatattttgacataATGTGCATATACATTAGAATAACTTCACTAAACATAACTTCGTTAGATGAGGGGGATTATGGATGCTCTTGGCAAATGTAATTTGTGAAATTACCAGTAATTTTCTTGAAGATCATCCAATTGTTGTCTCAGCCTTTCTACCTCCGTTCGCCAGAActacaaattaagaaaaaatagttgttcactatttttattaacaATATTATTGAGTGAagcatttttttaatcttatttataaatatttttttgttaaattgatTAGAAGTAGTTCACTTATGTCCACCCATGTTTGACTATATTTATCTTTCTTAATATACATTCCTTGTTGCTAGTTCTACAATTATGTTAATTGTTACCTTGGAATAGTGTTTACACTTACCAAAATAGCTATTGTTGACTTACTAACACAATTAGCCTATAATTATAACATACTAacataattattcaaaatgaCATTATGATGAAGTTAAGTTATGCAACTTTAATGTATTTCTGTCAATTGTCTTCTGTTAAGATTGGACATGTGGataatgaaattttattgaatttaaatttgtagaaaataaagattatattaaatttaaaatatattagtctaaataaatatgaattaatataattaaataaattatttaagtcCGATCAATATAAATTCAATTAAAGTCCAATTTCATTCGTCTAGCCAATTAAAGTCATCTTATCCTAGAGGTCTAGTTTGATGTCACGTGTCAAATGGTGCGGTATGCCAAGTAAATTGAAGGAGCCAATAGGATCATATCGTATATCAAAATGACATAGCATATTGCCTAATCAAATCAAATGTCAATGAATATACACCATATGAACAAGTGACATGTTCTGACCAATCAAATGTCACCATATCAACTTCAATCTGATTGGTCGAAAAGAATTTATCCTCATCACAACTCTTCTATTCCACAACTATAAAATGAGTCTTCATAATCTAAAAAAGACACTAGAATTCTAACAATAAGCCAAAGAGAGCTCATGGATCAAATACCCTAATTTCACTACAAGCTACAAACATTCATGCACTCAAGTATTTCTCTACTAGTTCTAGAGATCAAGACAAAGATTCAACATCAAGATCAAACACCCTTGAATTCAATcacaagtcaagatcaagaccatTAGATTAAGGATCAAGCTTCAATCCCTTAAATTCAAGTACAAGttaagatcaagttcatcaaaataTAGTATCAAGATAAAAATTCTTTGTATTGGGATTTAGCaaattttgatgattgacaaagaaagatgaaacaCGTCAGTCAACATGGTCCATAGGTACACTGTCATGAGCAATTGAACTCTAGAAAgctttcaaaacaaataaagaCAAGAGTGCAGAAATAAAGAAATGGATAATgttaattttgtgataaaatGCAAGGAATCAAACTAGTGatgaattgaagaaaaataatcaatgaGTTTGATTTGAAGAAGGAGTCTAAAGAGGCAAGGAGTCTTACTTGAAGAAGGAGTCTCACTTGAAGTAGAACTCTTCAAGTTACTGCTGAATTAAAGAGTTGTATTTCGactacaatacaaaagaatcaatgaatatgatttgAAGAAAGAGTCTAAAGAAGCAAGGAGTTTGAATTGAAGAAGGAGTCTTACTTGAAGTAGAATTCTAAGTCAAGAGAGTTCAAGTCAATGAAGCGTTTGAAGTGAACAATAACTCTATGAAGAATTGTGCTTAAATAGAGGCAAAGTCATCTAGAGTACTTGTGCACTTATAGAGcaaaaagagcaattgaaaaattgacttcacaagtgtgaccaGCGAATTGAAGGAACACATCGAAGAACCTGGTCCTTTTTTCCAGAGTTTATGTGCTAGgagtttttctttgttattgAGTCTTGAAATACTCTTAGTTCAGTGAGTTATAAACTGAATTAGGAGTGTTGTCTTCAGGTTGTGATAACTCAAAGAATTGGGAACACATACCTTAGGAtgtttgtgttgaagtttaggatttagagttaaTTCTTAGGATTACAAGAGTTGTAATCTGAATTCATAACTTCAAGgttaggaattagagttagttCATAGGATTGCAAGAGTTGTAATCTAAATCCATAACTTGAAGTTAAGGAATTAGAGTTAATTCCGTAGGTTGCAAAGTTTGTAATCTATTTTTTGTGGAGGCTCAGTGATTTAGTGAAGTTAGAGTTAAATCTTATAGGGGTATAGGTCGTGATTTTTTACACCTTTTGAGCCAGGTGTTTTCAACGTAAAATATTGTGTTATTGCTTACTGCTCTTACTGCTTTGTTGGAACACGTTAGGCAACTTGTTTCACACTTAGGTGAAAAGTTAAAATCAGTAAACTACTAGGTCGTGCAAAATAacaatttgaatttatattgaaaaagaagaattaaaGGATTCCATTGAGATTGTAACAtcactatattttaaaatcaaatactatgattattgcaatatttttcaatcttaattattattatttttcgacGCAAATTTTACTATCTACATGACCCTTCTTAGTCAAGTCCTATCTAGATCCATAAAGAGCAACATTAGTACAAAATTACCTTGGCTTCTATTGAGGGTGTCAACAAGCGATGGTGTTCCTTTTCTTCATTATATCTTTGAAATATTGACTCCATGCTAAAAAGAACAAGCTAAAACATTAGTCAAATGTACATGTATAACTCTTACCATgtatttgattttcttgaatACACAATGACAAGATAGACGAAATGCAAAAACATATGCTATTTGGTGAGGagattaagaaaattatatctTGTGGAGACATTAATAAGAACTTCAAGATTATACACTAAAGTTGATATGTAGTTTCAAAGACTATGTTAAAGTTTAGACCATTTTACAAAGGAAGACTAGTTTTTTGTCACCTCCTGAATAGGAGAGAGGAAAAGCTTGTTAAAGCCTATAAGCTTATATTGGTGGGGTTGTTCTCACATGAAAAATCTTCAATCGAAAAAATTCTTCATAATTTTACAACTAGGTATCTGCTACAAATTAAGAATGGTGAAAGCAGACATTACAATTGGAAAACacatattcatttatttattccATAATAAAAGAAGATTGTTAGAACATATATTTATGAAGAAAGCTACTAATTAAGGGCTATTTTATATTCAGGACAATATGCTTCAACAGAAAGTCAACATACAATGGAATGAAGAGGGAGATTCTTGCACAAACTGCTTCTTCAGCTCCATTAAACAGAAAAGAAGCGGAAATGCATTATTTCAATAACCTAttcattgaagaaaaaaaaaagaaaattcctAATTTTGGAGTTCTCAAGCACATAGATAGAGAACCTTCTAGATTTGCACAATTTAGACCTATAAGCTTATCTAATAAGATTATTTCTAAGATCTTGGCTATTAGACTGAATAGTTTACTTCCTAAGTTATTATCCGATAGTCaattgatgagtggtagatttgcactcaATTAAGATCTATTTAGCTCAATAATCAGTATCCACGATACctaaatttttcatattctaATGATTTGCAACAATGAAGATAAATGGACAAGGCAAGGATTGATGTTTCAAACAATAGCCAAAAATGTAAAGAAAAGTGCAAACTACACATTGTTGATCGCCTAACAAGAAGGGCGATTGATTTAAGTGTTATCATCAATCAAAGTTCATAAATGATAATATCTTACTAACCGAAGAGATCATTCATGATATTAATTAACAAAGGTAATAAGGCTAATCTTGTTTTcaaattagatatgaaaaaaaactTATGATAGAGTTTCTTGGTTATGCATAATCTTCATTCTTAGAATATTTGGTTTCTTTAAAATCTTTACTGACTTTACGTGGAGATTACTATAGGATGTTTGGTACTCTGTCAGCATTAAAGAGGAAAGAAGACATTTCTCTAACTTTACCAAAGGGTTAAAACAAGGTGATCCCTTATCCccttctctctttattttaacTACTGAATTATTATCTAAACTGCTCAACAAGTTAAATGACAGGGACAGATTTATAGCCTATGTTTATGATATCGTATTGTTCACTTCATGGAAAAATTACTCCCTTAATACATtgtgaaggaaattgaagaaataTGAAGAGGTGTTAGGGTAGAAAGTCAACAAGGACAAAATCCTGTTCATTACATCATCACAGGCCTTCCGATGGTACTCATAATAGAATCAAAAGAAGAACAAGCTTCAGGGCaagtatttttccttttatatattcttGGTTGTCCCATTTATGAAACATAGATAAGATCGGAGAAACTGTTCCTAATAACTTGTTCAACATCATTAAAAAAGTCCCATTTTTAACTTGAACATCGCATATACATGCATATGGACTATAGAATATCAACAATGCTGATGCGTTCACTTTCTTTTCTACAAGAGAACTCACTAGACAAAAGAAGAACATGAATGTTACCTACAAGAATCTGTGGAACGGAGTCCCCTTCAAAATCTATTTCCTTAATTGGAGGatccttaaaatgaagttaccTTTAGATGACACCTTATCCAGATTTGGACAACATGTAGTATCTAGATGCAATTGTTGTGTTTCTTCTCATTCTGAGACTATATACCATGTATTTGCTGAAGGTGAGATAGCCAATAAAGTTTGTATTATGCTAACCATTTGTCAGTGAAAAATCTAAGTAACACACTGagataaattttatgaaattggTGGGCTGATAGCAAAAATGCACTATAAAGATCCATTTGTTGCATTTTACCATTGTTTATCAACTAGGAATTGTGGAAGAGTAGAGGAGCAAGAAGGTATGGGCAAAACTCTTACTCTATAAACAAAGTCATTAACTTGATAAATTTTCAGATTAATATCTTGCTTTACAAACACTTTAAACAAATTGATCTTCACTAGTATTTGTGCTCTTGCATATAATTACAACTCTCTTATAACCATCAATACAGACTAATGGAATAGGCCTCAAATTCATCAATACAAGCTCAACACATACGGAAGCTCTCTGTGTAGTTTGAAGAAACCCAGCGCAGGAGGGATTGAGGGAAAAATGATCTTATCATACTCTGAAGCTCTCAAATATTGCAGCAATAACGACGGAGAAATTAAAGGTGCACTGATTGGTTTGAGATATAGCTCCAATCTGGGACTAAAAAATCTTAAGTTAGAGATGGATTCTAAGGTCATAGTTGATATGATCAAAGGTAGCAACAAAACATCTTGGAAGTTTGAGAAGACAATCAAAGACATTTAATATTGCCTTAGAAGAACTGGTGGATACGTTCAACACATCTACAGAGAATCTAACAGTGTTGCAAATTTATGTCCAAACAAGGATCTAGTATGGTCTAACTGGTGTCTTCCAAGAGTACAACAATCTTCCAAAGAATTCTATTGAATTATATAGGATGGACAAATGTTATATGGACAATTTTAAgattggaaaaaaagaaagaaggcaTTATTTAACTCGGATGGAACAAATGATAAATCTGTTAGCCTGACaacatattcaacattatttGAGAGCTTACTAGATAAGTGGCAACCCCTCATCTAGCAGGAATGGCATGTCATTCTAGGCTGGGTAGTTCTTATGGGATTACCCTTTTTGTAACTTTGGTTATAactattatataaatttatttatttttaaaagaaggaaaatctcATATGTAGAAGAATCTGAACAAATCAAGTTATAAATGGAGGAGGAtaggacataaaataaaaatacaagaaactctagcatatatatataggttGTGAAGCTCAATCAGAGGTCAAGACCATGGTCTGGCAGAGCAAGAATATCAAACtcttattattgaattttcCTTGTTTGCACGTAATAGCTCATTCTCTATATTGTTTATGATCTTGATATATTAGGATAAGGAAAATATGATGCAAAGATATTAAAGAGAGCAAGGATACATCGACTCTCTTGAATTTCAtgtcataatatatatatatacccgGACTGAGCACTTGACTGTAATGGAAGTAGTTATGGATCATGTTATTTTATGTGAGGAACATACATGTAATAAAGTGGCTAGAAATTGATGTACCGCTGACGGCACATCTAATGCTTTTACTAAGGATGTTTGTGAGAACTTAAGTAATAAACAGTGTCATTTTGATAGTTTACGCTATGATAGTCAGGACAAGTGTGAAAACAGAAAGAAGAGTGAAATGGAGCTAAGTGCCAGAAGAGCAGCCCTGACAGCAGCACTGACGGGCCGTCATCCTTGTGACTGACCGCTAGTTGCCTGGTCAACCATGCAGGAAACCCAGGGTCTCAGTCAACTTTGACGATTACTTCGACGAGCTGTCAACCTTGTGATGAGTCATCATCACTGCGTCAAATCAACATAAGTTAGGCTTAAGTTGCAGAGTTTATTGATGGCCACTAAGACAGACCGTTACTTCTATGACAGGCCATCACAACCTTCGTCAAATGTACCTAGGGAACtgcactttttatttttaaaattgaattttttgggAACAATAAATACATTTTATAGGGTTTTTATTTGATCATCGTGTTTTTGAgagattatttgtttttatcatTGAAGAAGATACTACTTTTGAAAAGTTTTGAAAGAGATTTTGGAGAGTTTATTGAAATCATTATCGTCAATTGTTTTCATCTCTTGTAAGTTTCTACTTTTCTTGAATGAATacaattattgtttttatttcatttagaaTGAGTAGCTAAACTCCACAACCAagggttgtgggatccatgacGACTTAACCTAAAGCAAGGGGATTTATGGACTAAAATTTGCACTGTAAACGTATATCTCGTTCGCTCTTTTGCTTAAATCGATTTCTAATGGTTGCAAACATTAGGACATGATCTAGGTTTGACTAGTTTGAGTAAAATAGTGTAAAACTTGGGAAAAGAGTTAATGAAAAAATTCAGGGATTTAAGCCCGTCTAACAGTAATGTTGTAGCAATATTAGCTACTTGAGTGACTATCATCAAATTGAGATAAACACTTTTAGTTTGAGAGAATGAAAGTGATATATATTTGATGTGGTTGAGAAACTATTAAATGTAGCTGAGGTTGATAAAGTGGTATATTACGCATTGGAGAATCTAGGGCTGTAATTTACCCAAAAATTGGTTAAAAACTCATCGTGAGCACAATCATGGTTTAGTCTCcataattatcttaaatcaaGAGTTATTGTTAAGCGTTACATTTTACGAATCGAATTACAACTAACTCCCAAAATTTCCCccatttcccattttatttcagAAATAAGTACCAAATAGTCAAATAACCGCATACGACTTAGTTCTCACCTTATTCCCTacgggattcgaccccaaccttGTTGGTTCTATAATTGACAACAACCACtttatacttcttaattgaagtgTACATTTGGGTGTATGAAATTTTGTCGCCTCTGCCTAAGAATACAGTTAAAAATTAAGTCAAGTATGTGTTATTTCACTCTTAGtcttatttcctaattttacttctTGTTTCTTGTCTAGGTTCTCTACAGGTGACACATGTGACTCAGGTAGTGTATACCAAACACCAGAAGTAAGAGAATACCTTTAATTCCTTACAATTTCGAGCTTGCAAGGTCTATTAGAAAAATGGTTAATGCTCAGGAAATTGAGGCACAAAGGTAGAGAATGAGACTGGATGCTGAGGGCCAAGCTAGGGGTGacaacaataattaaaaagaccCGAAAAGCGTAGCCGTTGAggatgaagaagaggaagagttGGCACCTCAGTAACAACCACTAGCCCAAGGAGAAGGAGCCAACAACAAATACATATAGTTGTTGATGATAAAGATTCATACTTGGATGGGGCTGAAGCTACTGGAGCTATAGTGCTCCCACCATTGCCGTCGGGAGTGATATTCACCATCATCAGCACTATGATTTAGTTATTGATTATGAAGGGGTTGTTTAGAGGTATAGCCGGTGAGGATGCGAATCAACACTTCATGAATTTTATAGCAACTTCCAAATCAGCTGAGATTCCTGGGGTAAGTCAAACTGCAATGAGACTGATCGAGGTTGTTTCTATTATCCTTAACCGGAGAAGCAACAAACTGTTTGAATAAGTTACCACTTGACTCAATCACAACTTAGGTAAAGTTAAGAGAAGCTTTCATGGAAAGATTTTTCCCAGAAGCAAAAGAGGTGCAATTAAAAGATGAAATGGGCGCCCACAAGCACCTACCAGGAAACGCATTGCATGACACATGGTGGAGGTTTGGCCAAAAGCTAAAGAAATTCCCAAACCATAACTTCACAGACATGCATTTGAAGCAGGTATTCTGTAGATCGCTGAAT
Proteins encoded in this window:
- the LOC125865425 gene encoding MADS-box transcription factor 23-like isoform X1, with translation MTRGKIVIRRIENPASRQVTFSKRKSGLVKKAKELAILCEAEVGLTIFSNTGRLYEYSTSSMESIFQRYNEEKEHHRLLTPSIEAKFWRTEVERLRQQLDDLQENYWKLKGGELCGMRISDLHNLENELEMSLKNIRIKKENMLTDEIEELNRKSAVIGHENVELSNKVTLIHQENRQLHNKVYGETDKIKFEEGSCSVHTLEKESSSVPLQLNVNRAVQECEISLGLQLQ
- the LOC125865425 gene encoding MADS-box transcription factor 23-like isoform X2 — translated: MTRGKIVIRRIENPASRQVTFSKRKSGLVKKAKELAILCEAEVGLTIFSNTGRLYEYSTSSMESIFQRYNEEKEHHRLLTPSIEAKFWRTEVERLRQQLDDLQENYWKLKGGELCGMRISDLHNLENELEMSLKNIRIKKSAVIGHENVELSNKVTLIHQENRQLHNKVYGETDKIKFEEGSCSVHTLEKESSSVPLQLNVNRAVQECEISLGLQLQ